TCTGGTGGTGACAGAAGGGTAGACCGCTCCTTCTCTTGGTAATCAACTCGCCATATTCCGCTCTTGCCATCCCAGCTGTCCGATCACCCACCTCCCTGATGTCCCCCAATGGTCTCGGATTTTGTGGCCAAGCAAGCTCCCCTGTCTAGCCTCGACGCAAACTGGCACTGTGCAGGACAGTTAGCTGGAAGAAGGGGGGGCAAGCTCCACCGCTCCTGTAATGGACCTGGTTGGAACTGGTGTTCTGGCAGATCCAGGGGCGGAGCAAGGGGGGCActgctgaaatctgattggcccctgaattGCCCCCGTCCTCTCagtagtaaaaaaaagtaatttactaACAATACCAAAAATATGACGATTTGTtaagaattttcattttcaatgcTTTTTTCAAGTGCAGAATGTGCTTGAACAaagaacaattttcaaaatatattcaacgaTGTGCAGCTTTGCTCAAATCTATAGTTCTAACAGTAAACTCAAAATGACGTAAATGTGCATCTtcctgaatcaggaattgtgcatagATGTTGGACATGTAATtgtctgtgtaaattgtggcccctttatggcccctgatttggaaaaatcctggatccgcccctgcttCCCCAGCAGATCCAGCTGAAGTCCGGTTGACTCGTTTTAACACTGACAGATAATCACCATTTGTATGTACTGGTGAGCTTTATCAAGCTAGAGGCTGCAATTCTTTATCTGTGGTTGGCCATGCATCACTCAGAAAACAGTCGGCCTCTCTTCTGATTGGCTTATAGAGCTATTCTTGTTCGACCTTCAGAGAGAAGTGTGAGAAAGCAGATGTAAAACTACACTGAGCTGGTTTTTGATACTTAAAACCCCAAATCTATCTTCTTATGGATAtcaaaacttcaaataaaacacaggaaggGTGTAAGATATGAGACCGAGGACGTGTTCCGCCACTGGGTATTTGCCTCTTGTTAGGAGAAGAAGTAAGCTACCATATACcatttgtgtgtgactgtctgttGCCTCCAGAGCCTTTCAATATGAAACAGAATCGGATAAGGAGCATGCAATTGACTGTGCAATGAACATGAAGGAGTGCAACTGGGGGAGGGGGACTGAGAATATTAAACCAAGAGTCTGAGTCCATCCCTTCCTCCAGGCCTCGTGTTAGACATCACCGAGAGAAATCTGCTCATTAGGACAGCGAGAAACATATATATCAAACACAGATAGCTGTCAGTTCTCCTCTGGGGGATCCGGCTGTGGTAGCAGAACAGACAACCTGCGTGTCTTGGGgccatatactgtatatacgtGTATATTTACAGTTTCTCCTATCTTCATGCTGTGCTGCTCACCTTTTATAGGAAAAGTTTCTCCCATTAAACATAGTCACAGCTGCTACACTGCTATTAAAACGTTAATATTATAAACAGTGGATTCCCAAGATAGATAGAAGATTGCTAACTTTGAGGCCACTGTATTACAGGTTTGGGAAAGGTAATAATTGAGTTAAAGATGTCTTGCATTACCCGAATTTTGTGTTCGTAAAATTCAATGATCCATTTCTGCACAatataaatctgtgtgttttcattctggTGATTTACATACATCATTATGTCTGATTCATctccacaacaaaaaatatttttcaaggTCGTAGGATGACTTTACTGTAACATCAAGGGGTAAAAATGTTCCTTCTCATGTAATAAATGCAATGTGTAGGACACTTTGATTTTCTGCTCGGAATACAATAAATCATAGGTGGTATTAGTGTCCCCGCGGATGCAGGAGGTGGGTGACTGTCCCCGggaggagtgtgtttgtttgtgctcttTAATGGACTGACTGTCACACAGAAGAATACCTCTCAGACAGATGGGTACCTGACTAGAAAAGGTCAGTGACAATCTTTCCTGCCATTTTCTTTCAACTTGTGCCATGTAGTTTTCTCTGAatgggagtggggggggggggttggcagCTATCACTCAGTCGTGAAGACAGAAACACTTAAGCTTGTCACCAAAACAGGAGGCGCAGGCAAAGCCTGACACTGATGGTGTGAGATTGTGGAAATTGGAGCGTGATTGGCTGCAGTATGTTAGACTGACAGGGCGTACGACTTCAGTGGGACCCTCTTGGTAGTGATGAATTGTTGACTGACTCGTTGTTATTGCTGGCGGTGAAACCTGCCAGGGTGGGGTATAGTCTCTAAACTTGTTCAATGGAGTGGGCGGTTGTGAATAGAATACAGTCGCAAGTGGTGTTTTCATTGGCTTTCGACCTTCTTTTGCATGaattggaaacattttaaagtagtaattttaaatgaaaacgtGAACAGGCTGCACATGATATTCTGTCCTACAATGTTCCAGTCAGGTTAATTATATTCATGGGGGATATTGCACTATAGAAGCCACAAGTAACACTTACGTGGCACCTTTATTAATATCAATTAGTCAGATAACAGTACTGCATTCCATGACAGCCCTGGAAGACTGAAACTGTCCcgataattataattaataaagAGAAAGCCACAGAGGAAGCATACAGGCCAGCTTCCACATGTTCTGAGGTGTAGATTACCCAACACCTACTTACTGTGTGTTTAAAGGTCACTATATAGATTTGGTGAAAACACATCATAAAATCTTGACCCTCACAATGTGATATaatgacacagaaacacaatccaAGTGTCTCGATACAGACCTAAAGCTCAGgttcatatttttctatgtgttttgtcttttaaatacaATACTCACAAGCTACCAGTGCATCGAAGGAGAAATTGGTCGATTTATTAGGTAAACTCAAACTGATGAAATCTCATATATACTTTGGATTAACTTAATGAGAATGGAACACGGGTTGTTAGTTCTGTCTCCAATGGAGTACTTATACGATAAAGAATTTGGTtctgaggagaggaagagtcTCTTTCCTTTTTAGCCAACCAAACTTCACACTGATCCTCTCTCGATTAGAGTGACTTTTATAGATGTAATATGTGCCTAAAcaatgtgttgtgactttttgcactGCATGTGTCGTCAAAGtcatgaagttgttttcttgttgttttcttaatttgcacgtgtgttttttctgtttgcatgttttcctggGTGGCAGTTTCTCTCTCGGCCACCATAGTTTGTTGACTTTTGTCAAGAGTCTAGCTCCATAGAAACTCATGTTTCCGATTGTTGGGAGGGCACATGAACGCGCGGTGATTGCGGCaggtgtgtgttgcaggtgagGTGGTGCGTTCAGAGGTTACAAGTATCCGCAGCGCTGCTCTCCAGTAGAACCTCTGCTCATGTGCTGTACGTCAGCGGGCCCTCAGCCATGTTCTCCTCGTGTGACCTCTGATCCGGTCGCACCCATGAAACATGTGGACAGCGCTGAACCTCTCCGCCTCCGATGACTCCAACCTGACCGGCGTGGACCCTCGGAGGCCGCAGGAGCTGGACCACCGCTCCCTCAAGGTGAGCATCATCGTGGCGCTGGGTGTGATGATCACGCTGGGGAACGTCGCGGTTCTCCTGGTCATCACCTCCTCCGTGGCCGGGTGGTCGAGGAACTCCCGGTACCTGCTGCTCTCCCTCACCGCGGCGGACTCCGCGTTCGCCCTGCTGGTCATGCCCCTGAACCTGTGGGTGAGCCTGCTGAAGGACTACACCGAGGGGCCCGACGTGCTCTGTCACCTCGTGGCCTTCTGCAACGCCACCGTGTACTCCACCTGCATGTACACCCTGGCCACCATCAGCCTGGAGCGCTACGTGGCGGTGCTGTACCCGCTGCAGTACTCGACCCTGCTGACCCGGAGGAGGACGCTGCTCCTGATCGCCTTCGCCTGGGGCTTCCCTCCCTGCCTGCTGTCCCCCATCACCTTCCCCGACAGCATCATCGAGGTGCACTTCTCCGCCGCCTCGCTCGTCTGCAACCCGTCCTACTCCACCAACGTGGGCTACTCCCTCAGTTTGACCTGCTTCATATTCTTCCCCTGCTCCATCGTCATGACGTACGCCAACCTGAGAGTGTGGTGCGCCGCGAAGATGCAGCGACTCAAGCTGCGCCAGTACGACTGTGCGCGTCGCGGCAGACACAACGTGGCCTCCAGGGTGCTCGTGCCCGTGATGGCAGCTTACTACGCCTGTTGGACACCGTGCATGGCGGTTATGATCTACAATGGTGAGCACCAGCAATGAGAATACACC
This genomic stretch from Hippoglossus hippoglossus isolate fHipHip1 chromosome 3, fHipHip1.pri, whole genome shotgun sequence harbors:
- the zgc:162592 gene encoding adenosine receptor A2b, whose translation is MWTALNLSASDDSNLTGVDPRRPQELDHRSLKVSIIVALGVMITLGNVAVLLVITSSVAGWSRNSRYLLLSLTAADSAFALLVMPLNLWVSLLKDYTEGPDVLCHLVAFCNATVYSTCMYTLATISLERYVAVLYPLQYSTLLTRRRTLLLIAFAWGFPPCLLSPITFPDSIIEVHFSAASLVCNPSYSTNVGYSLSLTCFIFFPCSIVMTYANLRVWCAAKMQRLKLRQYDCARRGRHNVASRVLVPVMAAYYACWTPCMAVMIYNAVTGSTVPEWVEFVVVWLPTSNGFLNCIFYFWINRSFRRKFHLVLQRLTLALCPKLADALGCCSAAETQFVSGIMDNNNSVHERSASVSSTCTLLSLA